In one window of Gadus chalcogrammus isolate NIFS_2021 chromosome 12, NIFS_Gcha_1.0, whole genome shotgun sequence DNA:
- the cbarpb gene encoding voltage-dependent calcium channel beta subunit-associated regulatory protein has protein sequence MSNESAVWNILPENSTGIPLGATGRQDGYVLLLVILSIFLVGTLVIIAVLLLVCRRSGRRGQRYGRASDDPEKTNTTYLEDSQPTHEITIRVDESESLSPGGGGHDQETDRFLSTGTAGRRVSFNEAALFDHSKKAQEKGRRYTLTEGDFHHLKNARLTHLHIPAPALKILTIPECDSAENTITMATRPATKSALSIFQVTGLTPLPMLCPLSQAAVGSLSPSSRLPGDPFHPAADPGFNRTPPAPSTKQRSTSSIEILGAMSPTGLGLAEAGSGGLPGDGGAQGPVLQFFTKLRRHASLEGASPYFKIKKWKLDSSQRASSLDTRGSPKRRQFQRQRAASESLDQEDNAAHHDDLVQYIARTQDARRPSPATTPPPPSPSLGRLEVEVMVEPRRSPGGPGVIGLSPDPQDEAPSLAAGDSGDPPDPPEPPDSQAVYRDIWNLRASLEQYAASDQSSSNNDRSSVCSDADSVCSLGGRPETARGGLPSYPSQDLGDEAEEGQEAKPSTGSRAEAAEPEVKRKKKRQGGSVDSERGGTGDGVPGNRKLLQMDSGYASIEAPCRGTEELRLFGAGADGGSAQDRSALERRHHFTSAGRSSTVGESFESSHLFEEEPEAELSAAAAAVGGATGGVAIATGAGPLGWAPYGQMFTARETAQPAPAPPPPAQPPPVTLHRRDYSIDERTDALFHEFLRHDPQFDQHDSPAKKHRSRVHLRKQWQRHKQWSDPGVRHFHSSFERQRTPLRRGDSVSYLSDASYQLTLPRIVSAPDDEASDGSASAPGTPKLSAATAAVKTQEEGGALGEGGGDGGQETQPPPPPPPPPLHRSVSETEGRPEEGPGLQEDRGRSISPPSLPDSRRYGPQTFTAELTDKLAAGLDERLYAGLRQTRDSAAAAAAGHITSTVGYVDSLDDVRLGCVTWLPEAGENSSPLRLSNYNRDGSQRPQSLSLLHCITDGPPVRHTHGVNSFQMNTAEQSGMNTTTTSPAGPVDGVGSSDVGGKEPLSPAAVGSRCGGLIHRTRQEEEEGPDIPICGCLPARPGGGGWG, from the exons ATGAGCAATGAGTCTGCCGTCTGGAACATCCTACCAGAAAACTCCACA ggGATCCCTCTAGGGGCGACAGGGAGGCAGGATGGCTACGTTCTGCTCCTGGTGATCCTGTCCATCTTTCTGGTCGGGACCTTGGTCATCATCGCCGTCCTCCTGCTCGTCTGCCGCCGCTCTGGCCGACGGGGGCAGCGATACGGCAG GGCCAGCGATGACCCAGAGAAAACCAACACCACCTACCTGGAGGACTCTCAGCCCACGCACG AGATCACCATCAGGGTGGATGAGTCGGAGAGCCTCTCCCCGGGGGGCGGCGGCCATGACCAGGAGACGGACCGCTTCCTGTCCACGGGGACCGCCGGGCGCCGCGTCTCCTTCAACGAGGCGGCGCTCTTCGACCACAGCAAGAAGGCCCAGGAGAAAGGTCGCAG GTACACCCTCACCGAGGGGGACTTCCACCACCTGAAGAACGCCCGGCTcacccacctccacatccccgCCCCCGCCCTCAAGATCCTCACCATCCCCGAGTGCGACTCGGCCGAGAAcaccatcaccatggcaacgcggCCCGCCACCAAGTCCGCCCTCTCCATCTTCCAGGTGACGGGCCTGACCCCGCTC CCCATGCTGTGCCCCCTGTCCCAGGCTGCTGTGGGCAGCCTGAGCCCCAGCTCCCGGCTGCCTGGGGACCCCTTCCACCCCGCGGCGGACCCCGGCTTTAACcggacccccccagcccccagcaccAAGCAGCGCAGCACCAGCTCT aTCGAGATCCTGGGGGCCATGAGCCCCACCGGCTTGGGTCTGGCCGAGGCGGGGTCCGGGGGCCTGCCCGGTGACGGGGGCGCCCAGGGGCCCGTGCTCCAGTTCTTCACCAAGCTGCGGCGTCACGCCAGCCTGGAGGGCGCCAGCCCGTACTTCAAGATCAAGAAGTGGAAGCTGGACAGCAGTCAGCGCGCCTCCAGCCTGGACACCAGGG GCTCCCCCAAGAGACGGCAGTTCCAGCGGCAGCGAGCGGCCAGCGAGAGCCTGGACCAGGAGGACAACGCCGCGCACCACGACGACCTCGTTCAGTACATCGCCCGCACGCAGGACGCCCGCCGTCCCTCCCCCGCGACCACCccgcctccaccatcaccctccCTCGGCAG GTTAGAGGTGGAGGTCATGGTGGAGCCGCGTCGCAGCCCCGGTGGTCCAGGGGTGATCGGCCTCTCCCCAGACCCCCAGGACGAGGCGCCGAGCCTGGCCGCCGGGGACAGCGGcgaccccccggaccccccggaGCCCCCGGACTCCCAGGCCGTGTACCGAGACATCTGGAACCTGCGCGCCTCCCTGGAGCAGTACGCCGCCTCGGAccagagcagcagcaacaacgaCCGCAGCTCCGTCTGCAGCGACGCCGACAGCGTGTGCTCCCTGGGGGGCCGCCCTGAGACGGCCCGGGGGGGGCTCCCCAGCTACCCGTCCCAGGATCTGGGGGACGAGGCGGAGGAAGGGCAGGAGGCGAAGCCTTCGACCGGGTCGAGGGCGGAGGCAGCGGAGCCGGaggtgaagaggaagaagaagaggcaggGGGGCAGCGTGGACTCGGAGCGGGGGGGCACCGGCGACGGGGTGCCGGGGAACCGGAAGCTGCTGCAGATGGACAGCGGCTACGCCTCCATCGAGGCGCCGTGCCGCGGCACGGAGGAGCTCCGCCTCTTCGGGGCGGGCGCCGACGGCGGCAGCGCCCAGGACCGGAGCGCCCTGGAGCGGCGGCACCACTTCACCAGCGCCGGCCGCAGCAGCACCGTCGGCGAGAGCTTCGAGTCGTCGCACCTCttcgaggaggagccggaggcggagctgtcggcggcggcggcggcggtgggcggggccacCGGCGGGGTCGCAATAGCGACGGGCGCGGGTCCCCTGGGCTGGGCGCCGTACGGCCAGATGTTCACGGCCCGCGAGACGGCCCAGCCTGcgccggcgccaccgccgccggcCCAACCACCGCCCGTAACCCTACACCGCCGCGACTACAGCATCGACGAGCGGACCGACGCCCTCTTCCACGAGTTCCTCCGCCACGACCCCCAGTTCGACCAGCATGACTCCCCCGCCAAGAAGCACCGCTCCCGCGTCCACCTGCGCAAGCAGTGGCAGCGCCACAAGCAGTGGAGCGACCCCGGCGTGCGCCACTTCCACTCGTCCTTCGAGCGGCAGCGCACGCCGCTGCGCCGCGGCGACAGCGTCAGCTACCTGTCGGACGCCAGCTACCAGCTCACCCTCCCCCGCATCGTGAGCGCGCCCGACGACGAGGCCAGCGACGGCAGCGCCAGCGCCCCCGGGACGCCCAAGCTGTCGGCCGCCACGGCGGCCGTGAAGacccaggaggaggggggggccctgggggaaGGGGGCGGCGACGGAGGCCAGGAgacccagcctcctcctcctcctcctcctcctcctctacatcGCTCCGTCTCGGAGACAGAGGGGCGGCCGGAGGAGGGCCCCGGCCTTCAGGAGGACCGGGGCCGCTCGATCTCCCCGCCCTCGCTGCCGGACTCCCGGCGCTACGGCCCGCAGACCTTCACGGCCGAGCTGACGGACAAACTGGCGGCCGGCCTCGACGAGAGGCTGTACGCGGGCCTCCGGCAGACCAGGgactcggcggcggcggcggcggcg GGCCACATAACGTCCACGGTGGGTTACGTAGACAGTTTAGATGACGTCAGACTTGG CTGCGTCACCTGGCTCCCCGAGGCAGGGGAGAACTCCTCTCCGCTTCGCCTCAGTAATTACAACCGAGACGGAAGCCAGAGACCCCAGTCCCTCAGTCTGCTGCACTGCATCACCGACGGACCGCCAGTCAGGCACACGCACGG GGTGAACTCTTTCCAGATGAACACGGCAGAACAGAGCGGCatgaacaccaccaccaccagtccaGCGGGTCCGGTTGATGGAGTGGGCAGCAGTGATGTAGGTGGGAAAGAGCCACTCTCGCCCGCCGCCGTGGGGTCCCGGTGTGGGGGGCTGATCCACCGGAcgagacaggaagaggaagagggtccGGACATACCCATCTGCGGCTGCCTTCCAGCgcggcctgggggagggggatgggggtga